The following is a genomic window from Hymenobacter monticola.
AATACGGCCTGTGCCAGGAATACGCCACGCGCATCGGCTACGGCAAGGCCATCCTCGATGACATGGTGAGCCAGCTGGCCGGCGGCGCGCCCAACCCCTACCCCATGCCCCCCACCGTGAGCTAGCCCGGCCGCGGCCTACTCGTGCCTGGCCAAGCCGGCTATGGCCACCGGGCCAGCCACCAGCAGCCCCGTCACCAGGCCGCCGACGTGGGCGGCGTTGTCGATGTTGCCGGTGATACCCGAGAGCAGGTTGCTGAGCACCAGGTACAGCACCAGCCCCAGCATGGCGCGGCGGTCGGACTTGCCCAGCACCAGCCGCTTGCCAATAAGCAGCACCAGCAGCAGGCCGTAGAGGCCGAATATGGCGCCGCTGGCCCCTACCGAGTTCACGCCGTCGGTGTGCCACCACAGGCTGGCCAGCCCGCCGCCCACGCCGCAGGCAAGGTAGCCCAGCAGCAGGCGCACCGGCCCCAGCCGGTCTTCCACCAGCAGACCCAGCAGCCAGAGCGAGAACATATTGAGCAGCAGGTGCGAGAGGCCGGCGTGCACAAACAAGCAGGTGAGTAGCCGCCACGGCTGCCCGTGCAGGGTGAGGTCGGAAATGTTGGAACCCCAAATTACCAGCTGGTGCCCGGTGGGCTGGGAGGCCGACACGCCGCTGAGTACCATCAGCCCGAACACCAGCACGTTGAGGTCGAGCAACAGCGGCGTGGCCCAGAAGCGCCGCGACGGAATGAACAGCCCCCGTAGCAGCTGGCCAAGGAGCTGCGGCCAGGTTTCGGGCTCCTCGGCGGGCGGGGCCGGCGCGGGCGCCGGGGCCTCGGGCAGTAGCTCGCGCCGCTTCAGCTCGGCCACGGCGGCCGCGCCCACGGCGGGCGGGTAGCGGGCCGCGTTCTGGGCCAGGTACAAGAGCTCGGCTTCCGGCTTCTGGGCGAAAAGCTGGGCGGCCAAGGCGGCCGTGGAGCCGGGAGCAGCGGAGGGGGTGGCTTCTTCCATCAAAAACGGCACGCGCAAGGAGCGCGCCAGATGGTTACAACCGGCCACTTTGCCAGGTGTTCGGGGTTGGGTTTTAGGTGTTGGGGAGAACGGTCATCCTGAGCGTAGCGAAAGACTTTCATTACGCAAAAACTATTTGCAGCAAACCGGCCGGTGCGAATGTGATAAAGTCCTTCGCTACGCTCAGAATGACCGTTCTCCCCAACACCTAAAACCCAACACCTAATACCTAAAACTTCGCCGTCAGCACCGTGGCCTTGTAGGGTTTGCCGGTGACGGGCGAGGCGGGCAGCACGTCCTTCAGCCAATCCTGCACGTCGGCTTCGCGGGACACCAATTCTTTATCAGTGAGGAATTTTTTATCGGCCAGCAGGTCGGGAAATTGCTCCAGGATGTGCTGCTGGCTGCTGGCCGCCTCGCGCATGCGGTCATACATGCGGGCCATTTTGGGGCCGAAGCGGTAGCTGTACACGGCGCCTTTGTTGAAATCCGACCAGGTTTGGCGCACCACGGTGGTTTGCTCCGCGAACATGGGGCCGGCCTTCCCAGCGTGGGCCTGGCCGGTGAGGTATTCGGTTTGCATCTCGGCCGTCCAGAAGCGGCGGGCCAGCTCCCGAAACTGGCGCAGGGCCTGCGGGTCTTTCTTTTCGGCGGCCGGCAGGCGGGCCACCAGCTGGTCGGCCACGGCCGAGCCGTTGTAGGTGGGAATGGCCGAAGTGGGCACTTCCACCAGGCGCGGGGGCACGTGGGGCTTGGCCGGCGCGGCCACGGCCTTCACGCCCCCGCCGCGCTGCTTGGAGTAGTAGAAAAAGCCCATGCCCAGCAGCAGCACGGCGGCCAGCGCCAGGTTCAGCCAGTTCACGCTCCGGCCGGCGTTGGCCACGTCGGCGGGCGCGCTAAGGTCCACCTCAGCCGTCTCGGCCGGCGGTGCCACCAGTTGAACGCCCCGGCGGCGCAGCTCGCGCCGGGCCAAGTCAATCAAATCGGGTTGGTAGTACTCGGGGTGCTCGATGAAAAACCGCAGCTCGGCATCGGTTTTTTGGTGGTAGAAATCAGTGGAATAGTCGGACACGGCGGGTTGGAGAAGAAATGCGCTGGCAAGATGGCGACGGGCGGCCAATTTGCCAGCCCAACCGTAGCGCTTCCGGCCCGTACAGCCCTAAAACGGTGCCTTGCGCGCCCAATCGTCTCACTTTCCATCCTTTCAATCCTTTCCGCCATGCCCGCTCCCGAGCAAAACCCCACCGACCCGCGTCCCGACCAAGCCAGCACCGGCGGTCAAACCCCCAGCCAGGGCGTCGACCGTGACCAAAACGCCAGCGGCAACCCCGAGGCCGGCACCGCCGCCGACGGCGCCATTCCCACCAGCACCCAGCAGAACATGGGCGACGGCGCCGGCATCCGCGGCGACTACGGCGACGCCAGCCAAACCAACGGCCTCGAAGGCGGCCCCGATGAAACCGCCGACAACAGCGCCCCCGACCAGCCGAAAACCGACACGGAACTGACGGGCTCGTAAGAAAAACGTCTGTCATCCTGAGTGCCGCGAAGGACCTTTTCACGTCTGAATGCTCAAAGTTCAAACGTGGGAAGGTCCTTCGCGGCGTTTCATACGATGGAAATGACCCGCGCCCCGCGGCCCAATGCCGTAATTTGCGGCTTGTATTGCTGTCGTTGCATGTTGTTGATGTCTCGTTTTCTCGCCGCTGGCCGATTCCTTTTTCTCCTGTTGATGCTGAGCAGCGGCCCGTGGCCGGAGTCGCTTCGTGCTCGAACCACTGCTGAGCCGGCCGAAACGCTGCCCCCACCCAAACGCGAGCTGCGCGCCATGTGGATTGCCACCGTCGAGAACATCGACTGGCCCAACCAGCGCGGCGAAACGCCCGAGCAATACCGCCGCGACTACCGCCGCCTGCTCGACGCCGGCCAGAAAGCCGGACTCAACGCCGTATTCGTGCAAATCCGACCCGCTTCGGATGCCTTCTACAAATCGAACCTGGAGCCTTGGAGCAAATGGCTGACCGGTACCCAGGGCAAGGCCCCGGCCGGCGACGATGACCCCCTGCCCTTCCTCATCACGGAGGCCCACCGGCGTGGCATGGAGTTCCACGCCTGGTTCAACCCCTACCGCGCCAGCATGGACTCGGTGACGCGCCGCCTGGCGCCGAACCACCCATTTCGGCAGCACCCGGAGTGGTTTCTGCGCTTCACAGGCAAGCTCTTGTATAATCCTGGCCTGCCGGAAGTGCGCAATCACATCACCCGCGTGATTCTGGACGTGGTGCGGCGCTACGATATTGACGCCGTGCACTTCGACGACTACTTCTACCCCTACCCCGAGCCCGGCCAGGTGCTGCACGACGAAGCCGCCTTCCGCACCTACAACCCCGACAGCCTGAAGC
Proteins encoded in this region:
- a CDS encoding rhomboid family intramembrane serine protease — translated: MEEATPSAAPGSTAALAAQLFAQKPEAELLYLAQNAARYPPAVGAAAVAELKRRELLPEAPAPAPAPPAEEPETWPQLLGQLLRGLFIPSRRFWATPLLLDLNVLVFGLMVLSGVSASQPTGHQLVIWGSNISDLTLHGQPWRLLTCLFVHAGLSHLLLNMFSLWLLGLLVEDRLGPVRLLLGYLACGVGGGLASLWWHTDGVNSVGASGAIFGLYGLLLVLLIGKRLVLGKSDRRAMLGLVLYLVLSNLLSGITGNIDNAAHVGGLVTGLLVAGPVAIAGLARHE